TGGTCCAGTCGGGAGCGAGCGCCACCTCCCGCGGCGCGACGCCGGTCTCCTCCTCGAGCTCGCGCAGCAGATTGGCCTCGAGATCGACGAGCCCGTCGCGCAGATCGCTCGGGTCCGGCGTGCCGGCCGGGAAATAGATCGCGCCGGCCGCGGAATGGTCCGCCCCCATCTCGCCGAGCAGAAAGGCGCCGTCGGCCGAGCGCAGCGCCGGCATGGAGAAGCAATTGTAGACGGCGGCGTCCGGAAAGCCGAAATCCCGCCAGGCGAGGAAGCGCGAGAAGCGCGTTTGGAAAAATTTGACGCCGAGCGTCGCGCCGTCGCCGCGCGAGACGCCATGGGCGAGCATCACGGGCCCGTCATAGAGCGCGGGAATCGCGGCGCGGCGCGCGGCCCAATGGGCGTCGATCTCCGCGCCACGCAGCCGGTCGAAGGCCCAGTCATGTGGCTCGAGGACGCAATGCAGAGCCGAGACTGTGGCGAATTCGACCTCGCCGCTCATAGATCCAGGTCTCCGCGCTGCACTTCGATCGCATGTCCCGCGACGCTGACCGCGGCGAGCCGACCCGATTCGACGCGCGAGCCGAGGATGATGCGGGAGGGGCGGCCCATGGCGTAGCCCTGCTCGATGACGAATTCGTGCTCGCCGTCCTCGGGGGCCTCGAAGGCGTGGGCGACGCCGGCGAAGGCGGCTGCGGCCGAGCCCGTCGCCGGGTCTTCGCCAATGCCGACGCCATTGGCGAACATTCTGGCGCAGACCGCGCTCGAGGGCTCCACCGTCTCGCTCGTATAGAGATAGGCGCCCACTGCGTCGCCCATGACGGCGGCAAAGGTCGCCGGGTCCGGCCCCGCGCGATCCAGCGCCGCGCGGGAGGAGA
This genomic window from Methylosinus sp. H3A contains:
- a CDS encoding NUDIX hydrolase, with the translated sequence MSGEVEFATVSALHCVLEPHDWAFDRLRGAEIDAHWAARRAAIPALYDGPVMLAHGVSRGDGATLGVKFFQTRFSRFLAWRDFGFPDAAVYNCFSMPALRSADGAFLLGEMGADHSAAGAIYFPAGTPDPSDLRDGLVDLEANLLRELEEETGVAPREVALAPDWTIVFAGPRVACMRIAQSPLSAAALEARVTAHIASQKKPELAGVRMAARRADLAEPRMLDFIRRFLEPLLPA